The window gccgttccatgAGGGTGaacaataaatgacagaattttaatttttgggtgaactaagcctttaatgCATTTTGTGCTGTTGAGAACAAATAATGgaacattttctttctttgtttttctcttttacacacacacacacacacacattatatatagcctatatatatagcAAATACACAACCAAATATAAGTGATATAAGTTATAAGTTAGGTCAAGTAAACTAAAAGTAATCAGAATACATAGAAATCTAGATTATGTTACTACAACTACAATGTTCGTAATagaatttgtaatcagtaacaGACTACAATATGCAAGTAATCTGCCCAgcactagatagatagatagatagatagatagataagtaTATGTATGGAAGAGTGAAAAGTTTAATCAGTCTGCTCATGTGCTGTTTGTAAGATCATTtgagtctaaaaaaaaaagcattggcCTCAAACGGAAAATACCCAAACTGAAATTTTCTCTGGAACTCACAGAGATAGGAAATGACTACATCCTCTCTTCATGCAATAAACCACATGTAGAATTAGTATTTGTGTGTTATGCACATTTTTTGGGTTATTGTGTAGGTGTATTATTTTTTAcgtatttttaaatttatgatTTTCTAACAAGTAATTAGCATTGTAGTTACTAAATATTGGTCACTGGATCATTATAGGGTGCAAAGGAGCTAAAGGCACACTTTAACCAAAATAGTGTATATAATTGcagaaacaaaaatgtttttattgaacATTATTGGAGCAACACATTTTGTGGAAAAAGAAATCATAAAAAGTAGATTTTTACCTTTTACCTCACACTCAGGATAAAGGCCCTCACTAGTAATACAAACACTTTTTCCAAAGTAACATGTTTTGTGCAATATCTAAGTTGATGCTTATTTAAAATGATCAATTCAGCATTGATCGTATTGttgttttgataaataaaataatttaatttactcTTTTTTTCAATACACAAACATTCTGAAAGCTTCTTACACTTCTTGATAGAGATCACATAATTTAATGTctttacagtagtaacaataaataggcctatttatcAAATGTCAGATGTATGATTCAAGGATTGGTAATCCCctgaataatgacattttttaccAGCATTGACATCTCTTTTGGCAAATTACTCAGACCCACCAATAGTATCCGGTGACAGGAAGGAACGCATCCTGTACCAGAGGTAAAGTGCGTAAAATGTATAGTTGTGCAATAGATGTAGTTTTCTCTCTGCATCTTTACTCACTTGAGAGGTGGACTGCACTTTTATTTTAGTAAGCACCTTTGTGAAAACATCGTAGCTGAGAGATTTATTCAACTGTTTCTTTTCAGGTATTTAATGAATCAAACATATCAGATGTtcagtttttaaatgattatagCCCGCTAAATAATATAGTGTATTGGTGAATGTTTACTCTACATTTCAGTTTTATGCTTAACAAAGTTTGGTGTAACATTCATGGAAATTAACACACTAAAAAGGGATGACTTTTACTGTTGTTCAGATAAAGTAAAATACAGTGCATCCCGTTTGCatgttgatatatatatatatagtagtacatttatgcatgctatttatatatgtattatgtttattatatttaataaatgtagtatatatgtattatatttatatacatatgttacattttttaaactttatattaatttatctatattaaCTCTAgatgcttttttattatttttgatcaagttACAAGATCAAGATGgtcaacacaaaagaagaagtTTCAGCCACTGAGCCAGTTTCAGCCACTGAGCAAAGGACAAAATTCATCTGGTCACCAAAGGGGATGATTTTAGCTCTTGAAATTGTAAGTCTGCCCAGAGTTAAAATGTAGCTAATAAAGATTCATATTGCCAaagtaaatcatttaaaaatctaaatggTTTAAAAATAGACTTTCATTTGATGCTACATTTATTACATGCAAACTGTAGATGATTAATCTTgaacaattttgtttaaaataaatatgatctATGTACGTGATCTATCTAATGATATATGTAtacttctttttttgttttaaattaggCTCTATGTTTCATCACGATTATTTGTAAAGCAACCTCTCTTCGATGCTACTTGTGGTGCCCCATTGTAGACCTGGTCTGGGCCATTATCATCTTCATCATTTATGGCATGGAACTGCAGATACGGGCATTGCCATGGACGGTAAAATGTCCATACACTGGATACTGGATTCTCtggatttcattttttttttaactaattatTACCTAACCATCCTGTTATAAGTGCATTTCACTTAATGGTTTTTGTTCTCAACCTCTTCCTATTTTAtactgaaaatgaacaaacaagtcaCATGATCTCATTTGCTTGCAGGACTTCTTCAGAGCAATCACAGGCTCACTCACCTTACTAATTACTTCTATTCTCTGCATTAGCTGGGCATTTCCAAGTTCTGGGGAAGTTGCTGGTTCGGTGAGTAAATTAGCAAAGAATATAATACTGTCGATTATAAGATGTAATAAGTATACAAATTATTGATTTTCTTATGTCCTGCTGTGCATTAATTGATCCTTGTGCTTTCACCATTGTTTCTTCAAACCTTTTCCATGCTTAATCTTTCTTTAAGATTTTTGGTTTGCTGGCAGCAGCAGTATTCGGATATGATACTTTTGGCATAATGAAATACATCAAGGAACTGAAAGAGCAGGGGAGGGATATTAGTAAGTATGATGCATCAGCACCAACAGACAAAAATAATCACCTTTAGAGTTAAATGTGAGGGCTTGTGAATGTGTccttttcatataaaaaaaaaaaaaaaactaaatagaaCTTAGAATAAATGCTCAGAACTACAGGTCCAAAAGCATCACAGTTTCAACTGCTTTAGCTAGACATTAATGATAAAACAGCTCATCAAAACAAATGTGGAATAACTGCTTTACATGTCTTGTTTTCCTACCCAGATTTCATTTTGATATAAACATTGGAAAAAATGGAATACAACAGGAGCTCATAAGGAttccacaaatgtttttttttttttttttgtcatgtcatgtgtaaatgtaaaagtctttaaagTTATGTCATTAAAGAGTGCAATTATTAgccttttacattttttctgtTGGAGATTCATAATATACACAGTAATTTGTCAACctcataaacaaaaaaaaagtgagattaacattttattaaaaaccaTCTTTCACAAACCATACACAGTATAAAGGTACAAACACAAAAAGTACAAAGAGGtaacaaaaaaaagtcaaaaattcaCAAAAGTCGTTGAAGCATGTTCCAGAAATGTTTATTCTCCCAAACAACACAACAgtctatttcatttaaaaagtcctacaataataaaaaaaaaaaacatttgcaaagtCAGACAtccaatttatataaaaatattcacAAGAACACAGTAAGACAATGAATACACCTATCAACCCTAAAACTGCtaagaaaaagtttttttaaaaaatatatatatataaatgacaaGTGATTGAAAAGACAGCAACAATACAGTACATCAACACCACAGACTGGAAAGATTGAATTTCAACAACACTGATCATACAACAGATGTTGGTAAGAGAAAAGTCTCCTGGGAAAGATACTATATAATAGTATATTGTCTTGAGTATAGACTGTCTTCACATTATAAAGTGCACTTGAATTACTAGTCACCTCTGTACTGTGTGGGAACTGCAAACTGGTCTCCTCTGGGATGGGCTGGCTGTGTTGTTCGTTGTTCTTCTATTTGTTGTGTTGTAGCTAAACTGTCCCCGGCTTTCACAGTAGACCCAGATGATCCAGTGCAGTTTTGAATGCTATCTCTGAGCTCGGACAGCTGGTGAGAATGGTTAACAAGAGTGCTATTTACATGAGACAAATACCCATCAGAGTGCCTCTCTAGCTCTCCTCGAATTCTCTCTAGGTCATCAGCCAGGTGTGCCAGCCCTCCACACTGACCCTCCACACGGGCAACACGACCCCCGACTTCATTTACTTCTTTCTGGACACCCAGGGCAGTGGAACGGCAGCCCTGGAGCTCTCCGGCCACTCTGCGCCGCAGATCCTGAAGTTCTCCTTTCAGACGGGTCAACTTTCGCTCCCCAGTACCCAGCATAGATGCCTGTCGCCCCACCAGCTGAACCACACCCTTCACTTGTTGCGCAAGCCTTTCTTCTCTCTCTTGCCAGGTGAGGTTGGAATGACCGACCTCTCTGATCACAGAGCCAAGAGACTCTTGCAAGCCACAGAGAGATCTGTTAACAGAGTTCACACTAACTTTCAGTAGGGTCACCTCACCCCGAAGACCTACCTCCTCCTGTTTCTCTGCCAACTGGGCAAGAAGATTATATAGTGTGGCATTGAGGTTATTCAATCTCTCTACTTGTAAATCAAGTTTCCTGTTCAGTTCCTTGTGGTTGTCCTCAATTTTCTCCTCCTTAGTTGCCAAAGGAGCTGCATATCCTGTAAGAACAGGCTGTGGAGCACAAGATGAAGTGCACATGACCTCTATGGATTTAAGCTGTTCCTGTAAATGGTTCAAATCATCCTCGACACTTCTTCTGAGTGATTCTATATCTGTCTCTATTGTGGGCACAGGCTGACCCTCTAGCAAAGTTGGTGCTGTGATATTACCTAGCTCCTCCACTGCAGCCAAGAGACGACTTTCAAGAGCCTTAAGCTTCCCCTCTAAATGCGCCTCCAGGTCGGTGGGCACTcttttgttaatgaatgcttccTCTTGATTCAATGCGATATTCATCTTGGATTCCACATAAGCCAGTCGTCCCTCCAACATGCCCTCTATATGGTCCTTGTGTCCACCAAGTTCGGCACGTAGGTGTATTTGGGACTCATTCAAGCCACCCACTGACTGCTCCACAAGAATTAGCCTTTCAGTTAGACCTGATACAGCAATGCAACAACCCTCTTCAGGCTCCAGGTCTTGAAGTTGAGCCTGAAGTTTTTGGAGTTCTGTCCTCAGTCCTACAGCCCTTATGTCTAGGACTTGCTCAATCTGATCTTGTCCATTCAAAAGCTCTTCCTTGCACTGGAGTCGCACCTCTGCCATGCGACCCTCGCATCGGTCCTCAGCACTCTCCACACGTTTTTCAAAGCCATCTAAGATGGCCACCCGAGCTTCACTCATTTTGGACTCCACCATTTTCTCCAGGGTCTTTTGGAAGTTAGTTTGAGTAATATTCACTGACCCATCTGACAGTCTTTGAAGGGTGTTGTTGTGACCCATGACTGCTCCTCTTATCTCTTCCAGCTCAGATGCCTTTGCCAGAAGCTCTGCTCGCAGCTCTGAAACCTTTTCAACCAAATCAACCAAGTTTGGGAACTGTCCCACCACATCTGAACCCTCAATATCTGGTGCACCTCCAGGCAGATCTCCGAAACCCACAGAAGAGTCCCTGGACAGGGAAGGAGCAGCAATAGGGCTAGGTGCTGCAGAAATAAGTGCAGTCAACATCCGGTTGGCATCTTCACGGAGGGAAGCACGCAAGCTGTCCTCCAAACCTGTCACTGTACCACGGAGAGTCTCAAGACCAAGAGAGAGTCGCTGCACATCTTCTTCTATCCTATCCAACCGCTCATCTCCGATAATGTTGTCATCATGATCTGGGaatgaattatatttatttatttgggcACACAACGCTTTTAATTGTACAAACAAATGCTGATTCTAAAACAATATACTAGAGTGTGTAACTGCATATAGCTTATTTACCTTGGTTTGTTTCACTACCACCAGAGGGCACCTGTGCATTGGAAACAGGCTCTGTCTCACTGTGCTCTGATATAGAACCTTGGTGATCTGGCTGAGGATCCTGGTAGTCTATGATTGGCTGATTCTCTCCTGG of the Megalobrama amblycephala isolate DHTTF-2021 linkage group LG12, ASM1881202v1, whole genome shotgun sequence genome contains:
- the emilin3a gene encoding EMILIN-3 isoform X1 yields the protein MLLEMNLRCFLLLWSSFLTVAALHPASSQYSLYSGPHPQYNSEKPTARHKNHCAYVVERTVSFTIQDGVTPFMKAEYNKCDWGQKCPTIKYRTYYKPMYKVAYKTLTELKWKCCPGYAGVGCTAVYGMKARPLFKGPMPAQNGPIPHFKGPMQKGPMPPFKGPMPMQKGPMPPFKGFMPMQKGPMPPFKGPMPPFKGPMPAQKGPMPSFKRPMPAQKGPVPSFKGSNPSQKARVPSFKGQFPNTNFNGNPWNQPQAPSNSMNGYSGPNTGSSSQDTSVVPYPDHQEPEVDYPEPMPEPQDLGLDLIPGENQPIIDYQDPQPDHQGSISEHSETEPVSNAQVPSGGSETNQDHDDNIIGDERLDRIEEDVQRLSLGLETLRGTVTGLEDSLRASLREDANRMLTALISAAPSPIAAPSLSRDSSVGFGDLPGGAPDIEGSDVVGQFPNLVDLVEKVSELRAELLAKASELEEIRGAVMGHNNTLQRLSDGSVNITQTNFQKTLEKMVESKMSEARVAILDGFEKRVESAEDRCEGRMAEVRLQCKEELLNGQDQIEQVLDIRAVGLRTELQKLQAQLQDLEPEEGCCIAVSGLTERLILVEQSVGGLNESQIHLRAELGGHKDHIEGMLEGRLAYVESKMNIALNQEEAFINKRVPTDLEAHLEGKLKALESRLLAAVEELGNITAPTLLEGQPVPTIETDIESLRRSVEDDLNHLQEQLKSIEVMCTSSCAPQPVLTGYAAPLATKEEKIEDNHKELNRKLDLQVERLNNLNATLYNLLAQLAEKQEEVGLRGEVTLLKVSVNSVNRSLCGLQESLGSVIREVGHSNLTWQEREERLAQQVKGVVQLVGRQASMLGTGERKLTRLKGELQDLRRRVAGELQGCRSTALGVQKEVNEVGGRVARVEGQCGGLAHLADDLERIRGELERHSDGYLSHVNSTLVNHSHQLSELRDSIQNCTGSSGSTVKAGDSLATTQQIEEQRTTQPAHPRGDQFAVPTQYRGD
- the emilin3a gene encoding EMILIN-3 isoform X2, with product MKAEYNKCDWGQKCPTIKYRTYYKPMYKVAYKTLTELKWKCCPGYAGVGCTAVYGMKARPLFKGPMPAQNGPIPHFKGPMQKGPMPPFKGPMPMQKGPMPPFKGFMPMQKGPMPPFKGPMPPFKGPMPAQKGPMPSFKRPMPAQKGPVPSFKGSNPSQKARVPSFKGQFPNTNFNGNPWNQPQAPSNSMNGYSGPNTGSSSQDTSVVPYPDHQEPEVDYPEPMPEPQDLGLDLIPGENQPIIDYQDPQPDHQGSISEHSETEPVSNAQVPSGGSETNQDHDDNIIGDERLDRIEEDVQRLSLGLETLRGTVTGLEDSLRASLREDANRMLTALISAAPSPIAAPSLSRDSSVGFGDLPGGAPDIEGSDVVGQFPNLVDLVEKVSELRAELLAKASELEEIRGAVMGHNNTLQRLSDGSVNITQTNFQKTLEKMVESKMSEARVAILDGFEKRVESAEDRCEGRMAEVRLQCKEELLNGQDQIEQVLDIRAVGLRTELQKLQAQLQDLEPEEGCCIAVSGLTERLILVEQSVGGLNESQIHLRAELGGHKDHIEGMLEGRLAYVESKMNIALNQEEAFINKRVPTDLEAHLEGKLKALESRLLAAVEELGNITAPTLLEGQPVPTIETDIESLRRSVEDDLNHLQEQLKSIEVMCTSSCAPQPVLTGYAAPLATKEEKIEDNHKELNRKLDLQVERLNNLNATLYNLLAQLAEKQEEVGLRGEVTLLKVSVNSVNRSLCGLQESLGSVIREVGHSNLTWQEREERLAQQVKGVVQLVGRQASMLGTGERKLTRLKGELQDLRRRVAGELQGCRSTALGVQKEVNEVGGRVARVEGQCGGLAHLADDLERIRGELERHSDGYLSHVNSTLVNHSHQLSELRDSIQNCTGSSGSTVKAGDSLATTQQIEEQRTTQPAHPRGDQFAVPTQYRGD
- the plp2a gene encoding proteolipid protein 2 — translated: MVNTKEEVSATEPVSATEQRTKFIWSPKGMILALEIALCFITIICKATSLRCYLWCPIVDLVWAIIIFIIYGMELQIRALPWTDFFRAITGSLTLLITSILCISWAFPSSGEVAGSIFGLLAAAVFGYDTFGIMKYIKELKEQGRDINFILI